A genome region from Clupea harengus chromosome 7, Ch_v2.0.2, whole genome shotgun sequence includes the following:
- the rnf215 gene encoding RING finger protein 215: MGSNAISAQLILFASLFWMRLTSAEQVALVEISLQGRQGISNTLRGEVIEGSLSDKSPDRKGNDNLKGDLRLLHEDETLNGDEREPRIDTKGKNPWIGVVPVEVEDVKSPGGSHESFAAAMVNKMKRALVLGASALIIMALNQNTVREMDLSQVLSKPIIVIQTSENVTKLIGALLRGLHATAKITYKTFLKDNLGATLTLWSSCGRSRGGLYGEWQGVICTGETNSQVQKYLQQLWNTVVLVALILSTGVLVQARWQYQDNQFSDDLELLPKQDIMKRLSTLKTRTYFQPKTWGDSSQPTETDNCAVCLEQFNNNQCLRVLPCLHEFHRDCVDPWLVLQQTCPLCKRSVLGHFC; the protein is encoded by the exons ATGGGATCCAATGCAATATCTGCTCAGCTGATTCTGTTCGCGTCTTTGTTTTGGATGCGACTGACATCCGCTGAACAGGTAGCCTTGGTGGAAATCTCCCTGCAGGGACGCCAGGGCATCAGTAACACTTTACGTGGAGAAGTGATCGAGGGTAGTTTAAGCGACAAGAGCCCGGATAGAAAGGGAAATGACAATCTTAAAGGAGACCTGCGTTTA CTACATGAAGATGAAACCCTAAATGGCGACGAACGTGAACCCAGGATTGACACTAAGGGGAAGAATCCTTGGATAGGTGTCGTTCCTGTCGAAGTGGAAGATGTCAAAAGCCCGGGTGGTAGTCATGAGTCCTTCGCAGCTGCCATGGTCAATAAG atgAAACGAGCACTTGTTTTAGGAGCATCTGCACTAATTATCATGGCCCTCAACCAGAACACCGTGAGAGAG ATGGATCTCTCTCAAGTGCTGTCAAAACCCATCATAGTCATCCAGACATCTGAAAATGTCACAAAACTCATTGGAGCACTCCTAAG GGGCCTTCATGCAACCGCAAAAATCACATACAAGACCTTTCTAAAGGATAACTTG GGGGCTACCCTGACTTTATGGTCGAGCTGTGGGCGCTCTAGAGGTGGTCTGTACGGAGAGTGGCAAGGGGTCATCTGTACTGGAGAGACCAACTCCCAGGTCCAG AAATACCTGCAGCAGTTGTGGAACACGGTCGTCCTGGTGGCGCTCATCCTCTCCACTGGTGTTCTGGTTCAAGCTCGCTGGCAGTATCAGGACAACCAGTTCAGCGATGACCTGGAG TTACTTCCCAAACAGGACATCATGAAGAGGCTGTCTACTCTGAAAACGAGGACTTACTTCCAGCCGAAGACATGGGGTGACTCCTCACAGCCCACAGAAACAGAcaactgtgctgtctgtctagAACAGTTCAATAACAACCAG TGTTTGAGAGTGTTGCCCTGCCTGCACGAGTTCCACAGAGACTGCGTGGACCCCTGGCTGGTGCTTCAGCAGACCTGTCCTTTATGCAAGCGTAGTGTACTTG GTCATTTTTGTTAA